GGCCAACTGTGGATGTTAGAATCGGTGGTGGTGGCCATCTCGAGTTGGATGGGCCAAACGTACAGCATAATGGGCCTCAGTACAATGGGGggtcaggaacctggatagcgtagggGCCTACCCtgtggcccggaaagtcaaaggctcgtggttcgattcctgggcctaagaatttttttctcatggaccGAAAGAAATAGCAAACGGGATGAGAATATTGGATTGGAATTGGAGTGGGGTGCCTCGGCAAAAACACTGGCTTCATTCCAATGTGTACCCTGGCTCAGATCTCTgaaaattaagtaatattttcagaaGTTATGTAGttcatgattttttccattgGAGGAGGTACTTGTGTACTTCATCGGAACTATGTGGATGATACTGAACGTAAAAGGGGGTAAACCAGTAACGTTCTCGTTCCAATATTTTAAGTACCCTGCTTGTATTTTCCTGCGAACTTGCTAAAGTTTGCTCAAGGAAACATTTCGAGTTGGAGCATTGTTTAGCGAATTCTAAGAATAGAAGACTGCGTTTTGAATTAGTTTTTATAACTACGGTGCTCCGTGATGTACTTtcaatagaaaattttttttaataagtatattatattttagatggACAGGCATATGTTTGTACGAACCGGTATTTATAACATATAGAAGCTGGTTCAAACTCCGTGAACGGtagcggggatcgggttggtgtggtggctagagtgttggcttcacacccggcgggctcgggttcaaatcccggcagtggcagagaattttcagagactgccctatccctgcttgaatgttgtgtggagacatttcaaggacaacactccgtccgtcgggtgggacgttaagcagtggtccccttggcgcctttcgttaagagcaggctaatgccgacgccgggttcctctctttccatacccttccctcatggcgcaaatgacctcagctgtcggtcgcctcctcctaataccaaACCATACCGTGAACGGTAGCATGGGCACTAAACATCCTACTTCACTCATCTGGTTTTCATTTTCATGGTTATAATTGTCATATTTCAAAGGGTTAGCTATAGCATCTCTAGTGGAACAAGAATGTGGCAAAATCTTAGAAAAGAAGATTGctttttaaatagtaaatttttatttcgattcgTGATCTGAATggaaaatatattgcatttttattatttattttaaaggcaGTTTGACAATCCTGTGCTTTCACGTGTACGTGTTTCAAGTTACGGGTGAGGAGTAATGGAACCACGCGAATGACATCGTGAAGAAAAAACGAAAAACgaacgaatgaaaatatttctaatccACGTTTCAATTTCATGAATGTAAACTGTACAATAAAGGCATTGAAATGTGCCAGGAAGTGAAGGCTGTTCGGATACTCCACCAGGTAATCTCCTCAcggttgccgacgtttcggggtacgagtcggcAGACATGATGGAGATTACTCGGGGGAGCGCCCGAACTGCCTTCACTACCAGCAAACGCCGTGAAAGCATCACgtcttttttcattgaaatgtacCGTTTCCTATATTATAGCACTCATCGCATACAATTCAACAATGGATTTAAAATGAATCTTTTTTGACAGAAAATATTGTTGAACAAGATTTTCGTGCTAAAgtaataaaatgttataaaattttcGTGTGGATCATAATTCTATCTTCTTCGCAACATTTCTGACTGAAGAACCCACACTGATCGGGAGAATTTGGTGGAGCATTGGCTCATAATGAGAGAAAACTCACACAttcgaaaaatcatgaaaattgaaaGTAAGCATCTATTCTCTCTTTCATTCCAAGGTATTTCCAAGTGGTAGCTCCACTCTTGGTGTTAGGCCttgcctttttcctttttttccccctTTCCCTTCCACTGCCATTGGACGTGAACACTTTTGTTCCATAATAGTGTAGCAGGATTATCCTCGTCCTctcctcttaaaaaaatattatgtaccaTTGCCCCAATTTCTTTAAACTAACTTGCCAACGTGAAAGTCATGCCAGCGTAATAGTGCTAGTAATTCTAATGCTATCACATCCCAACGTAATAGAATGTGCTGACAGGTCGTAggttacttttttttacatattgaaACCTAATCAAGGTTATCTCATAAGAAATCACTCAAGGAGTAATTTACTAATGCACATATGATATGAgataatcattttaatatttaaagctGCCATACCATTACGGCATTGATTTACCATACACATTTAAAGGATAAGATGGTATTTTCGCTATGGTCATTTACACAAACTTTGCCAACTTATATATATGATTCGTTTACTAAGGCTTACTGTGGCAACTGTTTATGATACATACAgagtattttaaaatcaaattgacttcaaaatgaaaatatcctgCTTTATAAAATAAGACTATCTTAACAtaatgtgaatcaaatgattcGCGACGTCTATGATGAATTAATCATCCATATAATTGTACTATTTTGCCTGAAGACAGTTATAGTGTAAAATAACCACGAAACAAATATAAGGAactgtaagagacagaaacagcagagtcacttccgttcccacccttttcacgcctcaacccatcacctacactctctttcatattccttcccaagtttctgcCTTTGCGAAGGGTCGGATCGCTTTACCTCCGCGTATCCAGTGGCTGCTCcaacctcccgtgggaaactgcagagcttggtgaaagaaacacgatggctgaggagggagaaggaggaggaggggaggtcagcgaagGCGGGCTGTGGAGACGCGGTCGTGGGTAGTCGGACGCGTGGTGGCGTAATGTAAACGAGTAGaacaataaaatcatctctccgtagtgtatgagtttcctttcaaaaatccctgccaattgatcggcggcACCCCTaagagcatcgggggtcttacactGGTGTCAAGAAGTGGGATAATTGGCATATTTTTGGAAGGACTCATTGATTACGATGGCGGCGAGAGTGAGCCTGGGAGGCCAGGAGATGGATTTGCAGCAGGCCATCACAGAGATGAGCAAGAAATTACGCGAGCTCGAAGCGGATAACGAGAGACTTCGGCGGACGGGGACAGCTGCTGGGGAGGAAGGCGGGCGGAAAAACTTCGGCTTGCTTTCGGCGACTGAAGCGTTCTCGGGAAGACCGGAAGAGTCCGTAACGGCCTTTTTAGACAAAGTGGAACGCGCAGCCGATTTGGGGGGCCTCTCTGACGCCGACAAACTGAATGCAACGATCCTGAAGTTGAACGGGGAAGCGGCCGAATTTTATCATAGCAAGGAAGAGTGCCGAGGGGCCGCGACGTTCGAGGAACTAAAAGCGCAGCTCTTGCAGCGGTACCGAACGAAACGGAGTACCCGTTTTTTTCGGGAGCTGTTAGCCAACATAAGAAGGGGCGCCGGAGAAGACTTGGAAGCCTTCGCAGACagggtgcgaaaaatcaacagccaGACGTATGACGTGGCCGGGCCCGCGGAGCATGCCGCCGCGACGCGCTATGAGGCAGATCAGCGCGCCCTTGACGCCTTCCTTAATGGTCTCTCAGGGGAAGTGGGCAGACAGTGCCGGCTGACGTCGCCTCAAAATTTTGACGAGGCGGTCGAGGCCGCCATTAGGATCGAGGAGGTGGAGAGGCGCCCCTTGAGAGAGGAGCCTGCGAGCCGCCATGTCTTCCGGGCTCCAAGGGAAGGTAAATGCTTTAACTGTGGCGAGATGGGGCACATGGCGAGGGAGTGCCGAAATCGGAGGCGCTGCTTCAACTGTGGAGGTGAGGGCCACATCGCCCGGGAATGCAGACGGAGGCAGCAGACTACGGAGTTAAACGACGGCGGGGCCGGCAACGCCGCCAATTCCGGCCCCTACTAGATGTCTTCCTTCCGAGGGTGGAGAAAAGAGGCGGACCTATGGATTTGGTGGCGGTGGTGAGCATCGGGGGAAGAAGGGCCAGGTTCCTGTGTGACACCGGCGCTCAGGTATCCCTCGTGTGCAGTGATGTGTGTGGGAATGAGGGTATTAAACGGTCCCCTTATCGCGTGAGGGGCATTACTGGTGATGTGGTGAAAAGTTTTGGGGAAAaggttattgaattttttgtaaacggTGTTCAATATAAGTGTTGCATGCAAGTTGTGAGTGAACTAGGGGATTACGAGGGGATATTAGGTTTAGATTTCCTAGAAAAGTTAGGTTGCTGTATAAACATTAAACAGGGAACACTCTCCGTAGGGAATGAGACCTGGGGTTTGAGGGGCAACCACGGGGAACAAGCGAATGtaggaataatgaaagaaatccgAAAGCGGAGTGACACGGGGTTTTTAATCCGGTCAATAGAGACAGAAATATTGCCGGGTAGATGTGAAAAACTAATTAGTGTCAATGTACCTGACCTACAAATCCCTATCGGCGCTGATATCCTTATCGAACCAAACTTTGAGGATCTGGAGGGCTGTGTAGTGGCTAGAAGCATGTCAAGAGTGAATGAAAACCGTGAAGTAATTGTTCAAGTAGCTAACTTCAACGAAGGAGAGGTAACGCTAAGGAAGGGAACGATTTTAGCTTCCGCTACACAATGGGAAGATAGAGGGGCGGAAGAGGAAGCTGATTGGGGTCCGCGAGTGCATGCGGTGCGGCGTTGCGAGGGCGAAGTCTGTTTTGCGGATAAACTTGTGCATTTAAACTGCGGGGAACGTGAcgctctattgccaattcttgaggAATATAAGGATCTGTTTGCCGGTAAGGGTCTTCCACCGCCGACAAAATTGGTGACACATCATATTCCAACGTCTAGCGAAAGGCCAATCTATAGGAAGGCATACCGCACGCCATTCCACCAGAAGGAAATAGTCGATAGGCTAGTGAGGGAGCAGTTAGAGGCGGGTGTCATAGTGCCTAGTACCAGCCCCTGGGCCGCCCCAATTGTTGTTGTCCCTAAGAAATGACTGATGGGAAAGATTCGTATAGGTTTTGCGTAGATTACAGGGCATTAAACGCCATTACGACTCCTGATGTTTATCCCCTGCCGAATATAGTCGAGACCTTGGACTATTTAGGGAATTGCCGATACTTTACTACGATGGACTTAACAAGCGGTTACCATCAAATTCCCATGGACAGAGAGTCACAAccaaaaacggcatttaatacgGAGAGCGGGCATTGGGAATATACGCGAATGCCGTTTGGGCTACGCAATGCCCCCGCCAGTTTCCAGCGGCTTATGGACAGCGTTCTGCGCGGGCTGAAACCGGCGCATTGTCTCGTCTATTTAGATGACGTGGTAGTGTTTAGCTCCACAATTGAAGAACACGCAGAACGACTGAGGGGCGTTTTGGAGAGACTGAGAATCGCAGGTTTGActctgaaatttgataaatgccaCTTTGCCCACGACAAGGTGAATTACTTGGGTCATGTGATAACGAAGGACGGAGTTTTTCCCGATCCATCGAAGCTTTCGGCAGTAAATGAATATCCCACGCCCAGTTGCACGAAGGAACTACAGTCCTTCCTAGGTTTAGCCAATTACTACCGGAGGTTCGTGAAGGACTATGCCAGTATAGCAAAGCCCCTGACGAGACTGCTGAAAAAGGGGGCAACTTTTAGCTGGTCAGACGATTGCGAAGTGGCGATGAGGGAGCTTAAGTCAGCGCTTACTAAAAGCCCTATTCTAGTGTACCCAGATTTCAGAAAAACTTTCATCCTTTCTACGGATGCCTCAAATTATGCCTTAGGCGCGGTTCTATCGCAGGAGATAAACGGAGAAGAGCATCCCGTCGCTTATGCCTCTAGACAATTGAACAGCGCCGAAACAAATTACTCAGCCACGGAGAAGGAACTCCTTGGGGCCGTATGGGCTACGGGACATTTCAGATGTTATTTATTTggtcgaaaatttaaaatcattacagaCCACGCGGCCCTCAAATGGCTATTGAGTCTTAAGGATCCTAACAGCCGCTTGGTAAGGTGGACGTTGAAATTGAGCGAGTTCGACTATGAAATTATACACAAACCAGGGAAGCTTCATTCAAACGCCGACGCACTCAGTCGGAAGGTACGAACGGTTGAACGAGGGCTATGTGACGAAATAATTGACTATCAGAACGACGACGCCGAATGCAAACGGTTGCGAACGCAGATAGGATTCTTTGTGAAAGGGGGCGTTCTCTATAAGAAAACCAAAGATGGTGAGAAAATAGTGGCCCCCGAGAAATTGaggaaagatataattaaaaacttccatGATCATCCATTGTCGGGGCATCTAGGGATCCGGCCTACACTCGAGAGAGTGCGGGCATCATATTGGTGGCGAAATTTAGCGAAGGACATTAAAGAAGCTCTTAGAGACTGCGTCGCATGCCACCGTCGAAGCCCTTACGGGAGAACAAGGGCACCCATTCAGGAATTACCCTCTTCCGATAGACCATTCGATTTCGTTTCTTTAGACACCGTCGGGCCCCTTCCATGTAGTGAGTATGGTAACAAATACATTCTatctattattgataatttttcccgttaCCTAGAAATGATTCCTTTACCGGACCAAAAGGCGGAGACGATCGCCTCGGCATTCGTGAGAAGGTGGATTCTAAGGTTTGGGGTACCGGTCAAGGTTCTCACGGATCAGGGTGCAAACTATATGTCCGATTTCTTtaaaaaggtgtgcgaactaatgaaaatttccagactTCGCTCTTCTCCTTACCATCCAGAATCGAACGGGAAAGTGGAGAGGGTACATAGAACAATTGCTGGTATACTTAGCCACTACGTTAACGACAAAAACTCGGACTGGGATACGTGGGTCCCGTACGCTGTCCTCTGCTACAATACAAAAATTCATCGCAGTACAGGCTTCTCGCCTCATGAAATCGTTTTCGGGCACGTCATGCGATCTCCCTTCGAGTACTTTGAACCGACATTGGGACAGTTTGACAATAAGTATCTTCAGGGATTGAAAGAGAAATTGGAGACATTACGGAGTAGATGTAAGATCAATGACGCGCGCGCTCGCCGAGAGAGGGCGGCGGTTTTTAACAGGGGGACGAAGGACGTGGCATATGAGTGTGGTCAATACGTCTACCTGAGTGACCCGTGCACGAAGACAGGCGGAgcgaaaaaattccattaccCGTGGAAAGGGCCCTACCTAGTGACGGAAGTGATTCCCCCGTGCAACGTGCGAATTCAACTCCCCTACAGATCTCTTTTGGTGCACAAAAATCGCTTAAAGTTGCATTTAGGTAATTTGCCAACTCTAGGTTTTCCCCCGTGTGGAGAACGTCGTCGAGGAAGACCACGGAAACACCCCCCCACCAAATCAGCGGAAATTGTGCGTGGCCCAGCAAGCCCAATAGGAGACACTCCCTTTTCCCATATTCCCCCTCGCCCTGGTGTCATGTCCCCCCGATCCCATATATTGGCCGAGTCGGAGGACGAAGAACGGTGGGAGGAAATGAGTCAGGTGTCGACATCGTCATCGGAGGGCGGAGAGAGGCAGGAAGCGGCGATCCAAGAGCCCGGATCGCCAATAGCCGAGAGAGAACGAGCAGAAGAGGCCTCTACGCCGGAGAGCACGGAGGAGCAGAGATACCCGTCGACGACCGAGTCGCAAGCAGCTGCCCGGCAAAGGAGCCCTTATCTCCTGAGGCCCCGACCTACCCCTACGCCTCCAGAGCCGTTGGGTGTACGAGAGGGCACTCCCCGTAGAACCCCAGCGAGCTGCCTACCCAGCGAGAGCAGTACTCTAAGAGAGTACGCACATTCCAGTGAAGGCCGTGAAGAAGACGATAGTGCCCTTGCTTCTCCCATTTCCACACCCCGTACGCCAGCACATAccgcggaaggccgcggagacaGCAGGAGTAGCGACGCAGATGACAACATCCTTATCTCTCCAACCCATCCCGCCCGCTCTCCCTATCTTTTGAGGTCGCAAACCGGACCGTCCTCAGAAGGGAAGACGTAAGTGTTAGTGCTTCGGCAGAGAGAATTGTAAGAGAAGAGAAAGCGTAGAGTTCGCATTAGAGCGTAGAGAGAAGAGAAAGAGTAGAGCTGTTTGTTGATATCGTGTGTTGTTATCGTGTGTTTGTTAAGTGGGGCCGCTGTGTACTTTTTTGAACAGCTGGCCGAGAAAGTCATTTAAGATTTGTGAGTAAATTATGTCTTTTCGTGGaacgaacagttttttttatagtatgttacggaattttgagttttcagtataatctactggttgtaatttttatggagctgagcatgttaaaaagtaaaaaactCTGGTTATGAGATGAATTCTAATTAGTGGGAGAGAATCaggatatttttatgcttctGATTATGTTTgggtagaatttcaatgaatgaacaTTAACGAATGGATGCATTTGCAATGCAGTGTTTGTCAATTTTACGTATAAAaccttatttctctttctctctttgtaTTTGCTATTTTAGTGTTTTGCTGGAGGATTTTGTTTTGACTAATTAGTGCCTTGGGGACATATAATGTATTTAGCCTCTGTGTCATCACCGAGTCCACCCATTCCAAGgctccttgtattttattctttgtgttcTCCATTTCCATGTACGGATTTTTCACAGGATTCAATGGGTGAAGCAGACGAGGCCTATAATCAATTAGATTAAAGGCAGTTTGAGGGGAAAGtgatgtaagagacagaaacagcagagtcacttccgttcccacccttttcacgcctcaacccatcacctacactctctttcatattccttcccaagtttctgcCTTTGCGAAGGGTCGGATCGCTTTACCTCCGCGTATCCAGTGGCTGCTCcaacctcccgtgggaaactgcagagcttggtgaaagaaacacgatggctgaggagggagaaggaggaggaggggaggtcagcgaagGCGGGCTGTGGAGACGCGGTCGTGGGTAGTCGGACGCGTGGTGGCGTAATGTAAACGAGTAGaacaataaaatcatctctccgtagtgtatgagtttcctttcaaaaatccctgccaattgatcggcggcaccccttagagcatcgggggtcttacagAACTATATTTTGGTGCTTAATTAGACTTATTGAAGCATAGTTTGTGCAAAAATACCGCTAAATATGTCCTTTAGATAAAGGCGGGCATCTAAATATCTTCACCAGATTATTTACTCAGCTATTCAGCGCATGCTTCCTTTTCGTCAACTCCATCGTTTTTTTTCCAAGCGTTCCCCTCTTGACTGCCCCGACTACTCTGCTTCCGTCGCGTCGTCGTCCTCTCCATCTCTGCTTTTCcttctccttttttttcaaattttcgtgaTCTCCGTAGTATTTTAAATGGGATTTCTTTTGCTAGAATGAGATCAAGGCCGAGAAGCATGGAAATAATTGTGAAAGGCCTTAACGAGATTTCTTATTCAGTCCTCGTAGATGTTTACTTGCATTTAAATATGGGGCACGTCTTTCATTTTACGAGTAAATTCCAAGCcaagaattttcagaaacttttTGCTCACAGGCTCTTGGAAAGAATTCGTATAAATGTAGCTTTCTCGTGGTTTAATTTTTCCCCTCATCCAAGAAACTATTGTAGAATGCCTGTATTTATATGCTCGGGTAAGTCTATACAAGTCAGTGGATATTTCCTCGTATACCTTGCTCGTTTAGCTTTAAGTATGGCTTAAATTTATTCCTCGTAAAAGTATTAATGATATCTTGAGTCCGTACGACTATTTAAGAAAAACTGCATCGAAAATAGCCTACGCAGAGTTTCTCTTTTCTGCTCTgtggggagacaatttttctTGAGGGCTGCGTTGTTACCTCTTTTACCTTACctctcaaaattttctcaacaTAATTGTAGTATTTGCACTGATATAAATCATACATAGAGAAGGTAAAATATGCTGATATTTATCATATGATGCAAATGCATCGTTGAGTGGTAACTATGATGCGCAAATATACTATGTGAGCAGAATAATTCGTATTTTTCTGTTTGTGTGACGAGTGGAgagtttacattttttctccctcaaatttaattaataatttaggcCAAACTTATTTGGTTGCATTGCATCCGGCGCCGGTGCCGGAAATGGCACCGGTTTTGCCGGTACGTGTGAAAACGGCCTTACACTTTTTGACGTGCACCGGTCACTATTAGAATGATCCCAtgatctcattttatttattatcttagTCGAAATagtgtatttcattaattttgatagTCGTGTTCACAATAGATGCTATGAAATTTCAATTGCTGTCGACatcaaaatgatatgccgctgtactttgcaaatgtATATCATGTCTGATGcgcatgataaaataatgaacaatATGCGttcaaaaatacgcaaaagccattttattagcCTGCATAAATGCTTTCAACTTATTGTAGAAGATAAATGCTGTAAACGTAGTAattttccctgggttgagttaaAAAGTCATGAAGTAAATAAAACGGCTAATTTCACTGTGTGAGGAGTCACTTATTGTGGTGtatctacattttttatttcaaaaaaacaaattgcaattaaaaataaattgttcttaaaaatgacgtattgtttatttttatcacgCTCACAGcgtagatataaatttgcaaagtatagcggtacatcattttgacgccggcaGTAATTGCTGATGCGACGCGAGATGATTCTGCGATCGGATATCTGTCGTGTTTCATTTTTCTCAGTCGTTCCTGGCATAAAAGGCCCTTTATAATAATCATCTTTTGATATTTCTTTCCTCGAGTTAATATTTAACCCTTTTAAGTGAACACCTTGCAAGATTCATCGCGGGAGAATGGGATAGACGGCGAGGGCTGGCATCAGCGCTTGATCCGCTCTTGGGCAGTCTGGAGTCAACGAAGTGGAAAAATCCGACAACGGCTTAACTTCatcaaattcaaagaaaaataagagCCCGTAACATCCTTCCCGCCCTCGCAACCCAGCTAATTTCCATTTTCTAGCAAACAGTGGTGCTcgtttttatgcaaatttgagGCACCCTTGGGGTGTTTACTGTATTTCCTCTGCTCTGAGAGTTCCTCGACCTCTTCTAAACTAGGAATATGAAAGTTTGCGTGTAAATTTATGCCCTAGGCCCTAACTCTACgaatagaaaataatatgaaCATTAAGAGAGCTCAACCACTTTTTTCTTATTAAAAGCTCCAACTCTCTTCTCACCAGGAAATTACGTATGATCTAATTACACTGGCCGCAAAATGGCTGGTAGCATTGGCTTGAACGACGACCCTTTCGATCACATTTCTGATTcgattttatcttttatttattaatcctaGGAGACTGTGAAAGAACGCTGCTTGTAACCACTAATGAGGGATAATATACTCGTTTCATTCGAAAGGCTTACTAAAGCTGCCCGTTAAACACGGATCAAGGATTAGAACTTCATACCATTcagtgatattttaaatatttagtaggttacgaataaaaaagaattggccgaaaaatataatcatttattaTGTACCGTATTTAATTTGTATCTCAGCTgcacaaagtttttttaaatttgcttttgaaaaataacttcGTATCCATccatcaaatatttcaaaatccaaAGTGAATAAGTGTAATTATTTCACGATTAAACATTACATATATCAACAATCGTTTATGTTATccatattatttgaaatttggaaatattttcattaattcatgcTAAAGCGTCCTAGCGAACattcattgctatttttatatttttatgagctGTAGGCTAACAAAAATGAAGTGATTTTTATTAAACTATGTCAAATGAGTTCCCATACAAAGTTGATTGGTCTCTGAATCACTcctttaaagataaattttggtCAGAGTACTGAATTGGTGTTGCGCGGGCTACTAATGCGAACGTTAGAACATGCAACGCTATCAATATTTTCCTGCTTGATTTTCATACAAGTTATAGCCAATActgataaaataacataaaagttaCAAATGAATCATTACCGAATGCTTATTCTCAGCGGCCAATGGCTTCCTTAACACTTTAACTTTATCTCTTACAATTTGCGCGCTGTGACTTCAAAATACTTCGGTTGGAATGGGTGGGCTTTTATTAGACCAGAAAAGCCTCAAGCTTTCACAAAGTTAGTATTTACCGCAGATTGGATAACTTT
The DNA window shown above is from Ischnura elegans chromosome 4, ioIscEleg1.1, whole genome shotgun sequence and carries:
- the LOC124157127 gene encoding uncharacterized protein LOC124157127; this translates as MIPLPDQKAETIASAFVRRWILRFGVPVKVLTDQGANYMSDFFKKVCELMKISRLRSSPYHPESNGKVERVHRTIAGILSHYVNDKNSDWDTWVPYAVLCYNTKIHRSTGFSPHEIVFGHVMRSPFEYFEPTLGQFDNKYLQGLKEKLETLRSRCKINDARARRERAAVFNRGTKDVAYECGQYVYLSDPCTKTGGAKKFHYPWKGPYLVTEVIPPCNVRIQLPYRSLLVHKNRLKLHLGNLPTLGFPPCGERRRGRPRKHPPTKSAEIVRGPASPIGDTPFSHIPPRPGVMSPRSHILAESEDEERWEEMSQVSTSSSEGGERQEAAIQEPGSPIAERERAEEASTPESTEEQRYPSTTESQAAARQRSPYLLRPRPTPTPPEPLGVREGTPRRTPASCLPSESSTLREYAHSSEGREEDDSALASPISTPRTPAHTAEGRGDSRSSDADDNILISPTHPARSPYLLRSQTGPSSEGKTIQWVKQTRPIIN